Genomic DNA from Salvia miltiorrhiza cultivar Shanhuang (shh) chromosome 1, IMPLAD_Smil_shh, whole genome shotgun sequence:
tttatgatccgtttgtgctcacgaacttgtatcgagacgatctacaacttctgtttcagataagttttccaaattcgaactcaataaacctgaaatttccttcaaagttcgagtaagaatcatgtttcaaaagataaagcaaattaagcacaaaacaatcatccaacactcaatttcctataaaattaacatcatatgaacactaaaaataatggaaacatgagtgttatcaggtTCCGAAAATTAAAAACCGATAAGTTTCGGTTTTcaatttttggttcggttttaaaccgaaccgaactgataaatattaatattttattatatatttatattttataatatatattcaattttctaatttttaattggtttatatatttatattttataatattttattatatatttatattttatatattttataatatattaattggttttttcataaattatatatttatatttttacattattttacaagtttttaattgtttttttcgaaaaaaaaagttttttttttttttgcattggCTCGGTAAATCGAACCGAAACCGACGgttttaccggttcggtttcggttcggtttggcacccccaattggtgcggttcggttataattttaaccatcggttcggttttcggttttagatttttggttcggttttgcaccgaaccgaaccgatgctcacccctagttgtgagagtaatttgaattttggctaaggcttcaatcttcgaagtTCCTTATTTGGTGAAGAATGGCGTCTCAAGTACAAGGGGTAAGGCGCCTCTAAAAAGTTTGCACCAAAAATGAATGCtttgcagagaaatgacgatcttcaatatctctgcatttaatgcggctgtacttgaaagtatgtggcttccttttaacttaagagtttcagtccgaggaagaatattgtcaactgatacttgacttgagtatcagtccgctaattccatGTGGCCAGCATTAATacttcagtcataactgatccTTCAGGGAGACTCTCGTCCAGTCAATACTTTAGTATATGACTTTGTCTTTTCACATATATCTTCAGTtgaggtcttcagtcttcagtcttcagaacaacgttctaactagaaaacatgaactctaacacttgagttcgaaaagttctagtctattaaaGGAAAATCtaatagttttggtatcatcaaaactagggctaggatatttcagACGTTTTCATGTTGTGTTGTTGCTGAATTCGAACAGCTCTTGCTGTTACAAGTGGCACATGCATTGGCTGGTTCTCTTGGGCTGTTACAGATAGGCTTTGGACCGAAGCTAAATTCAGTTGGGCTGAAAAGAATAAGCCCAACAAGCCCAAaagtattttgtccaaaaaattatatagtttggaTCCAaacaccaattgccaagatccaagtctttggccgcggcccgtacccgacccgcctgTCCGGCGACGGCGTCCGATCGATCGTCAGCGgtggcgcgcgtgtgtgtgtgcgcgaggccatggccttcatccaagcccactagcaagccacAAGTTATTAGCTCCATGTGCTTATACATGAGAAAACATCTCTcattttccaatgtgggacaataaCACTTTCCCAAGTATTATTTCCCTACACAACATCCAAgctttgatatacaatatctcactcaccggaaatcagTTTTGAGACTTTAAGTATATcacgttcatctactcgagacgtagattaacattcaataattattcaattaaataataactatttaattaaataattaatttccaaATTGGTATTAAAACCAATATTTCCAACATAAACATCTATACAGAATTTCCCTAATTCCCTAATCTACTCAAATACAGAGCAGAAGCCACGCGATGTAGGGACTTACCGGTGCCACAAGCGATGGCGGCAGACAGTGCAGAGCGGTGGGGAAGGGGATGGTGGCACCAGATGTGCAACAGCgagagagttagagagagaaacgaGAGTGATAGGAAGTTAGGAACTTACTGGAGGTGGCAAACGGTGCAAGGCAACGGCAGAGAAGGGGATGGCGGCGCCAGCTGTGCAACGACGAGATAGAGAGAGACAGAGATAGAGATAATGCGAAAGTGATAGGAACTTACCAGAGGCGGTAGAGGTGGGGAACGAGATGGGGGCTGTGTCTGtgcggaaaaaaaaaatagagagagaagcGAGAAAGATAGAGAGACAAGCAAGAGGACTTACCAGTGACCTTCGACGACGACACAATCGGAGAGGGGCGGTGGCAGCAACGTTGGGAAATAAGATAGGCGCGCGTCAGCTTTGGGAAAGATATAGATGTTTAGAGAGAGATAAGcgagaaagatagagagagaagcgAGAAAGAGACTTACCGGCGATAGTATCGGTGGCGACACAATCGGAGAGGGGCAGCGGCAGAATGGGGAAGATGACACCAAAACAAATTAAAGCACAAACGGGAAATGAGGAACATCCACCGGCGAGTTAATTTATTTCACCGATGGATCACCGGCATCAACATCCGTCGGTGATAAAAAATttctataaatttaaaattaattaaacattgaaaattgaaattcacCAACGCCAACATGTCAATTGGTGAGGCGTCTGTCGATAACTGTTGGAAAAATTCTAAATTTGATCAATGCCAAAATTTAATGATGCAAACCCGATAATAACCAAAACACAGCTAAAGGATAAGAAAATTTCCAACTGAAAAGCAGTATGTTGAATCTTAAGTTTAAAAAGAAAAGACTTTGAGAAAGTCTACGAAGAAGTCCAAGGCTACTGAAATCTCAGTTGAAGATCAAACTGCAATAGACAATCAGCAGACAATCCAGTTGAAAGAGAGCCATACTGATGAAGATATTCCAATCCAAAGGATCATCAAACGGGCAAGCTGATCAGGTTCATGCCAGGCCACTAGCATAAAGACTTTGCTGCATTGAAACACAAACTGATAAAAGTATCAGTCTACTTAAATTGACCGATTGAAGAATATGAAGCTCGCACCCGCTCATACTCATGTTGCCACGTCAGTCCGCTAATAATATGATTTCTTTTTAGCTTTCATTAATTGATCCCACGCCctctttcttaatttttttttcattaacttTAACATCAATGGTTATATCTTTGATgcataaatcaataattttttttggcctatttttagaaatatttaactttgaaatattCTTCCCAAAACCTATGGGACGGGACGATGCCGATGGTATTTGCATGTGTTAGCTGATGCACATAGTCAGGCAAAGATGGATTACTGGAAAAAGTATGCattcaaatctataaattcatctAAAAAACAAGACCCAcattttatctactaattattttgtttttacaatAATTAACCTGAAAAATCCCTGGAACAAGAAAAATGGCAAACCAAGGTCATCCCGGCAACACTTACAACGCTGAACAAGATACGAATCAGGCGCAGGTAACAtttagcccacgtttggttgagtGTTTTTAGATATTGGAAAgtgaatcaagtaattgaatccattacttgttgtttgatttGGATAATGAGATAagcattacccttacttgagggtaacccaatcacccaatttgttacccctcaaaatagaggggaaacaaaagaaattgaatcccttactaatgattcatttccatagttaaaccaaacactcaataaaaataatggttattgttaccattccactcctttatttaattctattccatgttcattcctctacttgaaccaaacgagcacttagaAACTATAGATAAATCAATAGAAAGTCCTTGGATTTATTCGACTGCAATACGAATTATAATTAAGCATATAGCCACTTCactacaaatatttttatttggccCCCGaacttttcatttctttttaaatttcCCCAACTTATGTACTCTTTCTTAATTCTTATGGGTTtgccaattaattgaatttatatacTATAATAGTGCATGGTTAATTATTCTGTTAAATAAAAGCAGAgaatttgataaataaaaaataaaaatggcgTTTCTATTTTTGAACATGGATCTGAAAATAATCAACAACTTCATCGAGGGTGAGagaagttttattttttaataaaatgatttgGGTATATAAATGTTAGTACTCAGTATTCAAAGGCATTTTTTAAACTGAGGGAAGGGGATAGGTGGATGGGAATTTAACACTGCTATTcagtattaaaagaaaatcaatttATAAGTTTTCTAAAAATTTCTTGCGTTTCCAACTTTAGTTATCCCTTAACATTGAAAACACAAATCCccctcaaaagaaaaaaagaccaTAGAAAACACAAAAccttaatgaaaatttaatataaaacacaaaatttaaaaatcttgTCGCAGATGCGGAGGCGGGATCTCGTTGACCAACCATCCGACATCCATAGCCAAGGCCAAGCCACCAAATTGCTTCAAGAGGTACATAAAATCTTGAGATAATTCATTTccaatttcatttttcacttttccAGTATGtacaaaaaattgaattaaagttTTAAAATCTCTAATATTCGTGCTTCCTAATAAATGGACGACGACGATGGTTTGAATACTTAAGAGTGGTGCACAAGCTAAGGACGCGGCGCATACCGCCGTCAACATGGCCAAGGGAGCAGCGGTAGGGGCCGCTAACATGGCGCAGGGGGCGGCGGAGGTGGTTAAGAATACTCTAGGGATGAACACCAACACCACCGGTGGCTCAGCAGGCCTAAGAAACAACAGCCACCCTAGTACCAAGATGTAAATTCACTTCCGATCCGTTGATTCATATTATACTCGTTTTCATGCAAATTcgattttttagtttatttctAGTACGTATTTGTGTGGTCATTTTGCTTTAATAATTGTGGAAAAAGGTTCTTTACTAAGTTACTAACCAGcagctaggggtgagcaaaatcaGTCCAAAACCGACGGATCAGACCGAACCGATCGTTTTTTCGATCCGGGTCGGTTTTGGTCCATGTATTTGTCCGGCCCGGTCCTATTTTCTTGGACCGAAAATATTTCGATTCGGTCCCGGTCCCGGTCCGGGGGAGGCCAAAACCGACGAAAAtcggaccgaaccgaatatatatattttaaatatatatttaatatttttattaatattattaatattttttattaatttctaatatttttattaatatttttgttaatatattaatattttattaatttctaatatttttattaatattattaatttttaatatttaaaaaatggtCGGTTTTGGACCGAACCAGACCGAGAACAGATGGCGGTTTCGGTCTGGTTTTGGTTCAGACCTAGGATTTCAgttggtccggttcggtccaaaaaatattgaaaattcgaTCCTCGGTTTCATCAGTTCGGTCTGGTTCGGTccgactgctcacccctactaGCAGCCATCTTGACAACACTTTTTATTTTGTCATTTTCTTTTGGGACGATCGGAGAAATTGTAGTCTATGGATATGTGAGTATCCATAGTGGGGGGGATCGGGAGCCGGTCTCGGCCGAGTGGTGCGCTCCCGGTGTGCTTCTCTACTCCGAGTGCGGAAGCCAATTTGGTTGGGCGCGTGCTTTGCACCGCCCAATCACCTAATTTTTTgggaaataataataataataataataataataataataataataataataataataataataataataataataataataataataataataataataataataataataataataataataataataataataaagtttgactttcaacgaaattagagcttagttggTAGTCAAAAATTCACCTAATGTTGGTCTAACTTCGGATGaggagtatttagaagctcggaggtctaagaaggcaaaaattaatatatttgacttaatttcgactaTCAATTAAGCtttaatttcgttgaaagttacttaggtgaaaattgcaacaaaaatataaatttatgcatttttttgacttaattgaaagttcaggtgaaaattgctaCTTTTTCAAAGTTTGTGCATTTTTTAAAGGGCAAAGGTGTAGATTGGTCCCTGAACTcgacccccctagagcgtttagccccccatactcggtcaaggcgtgttgacctccctgaactcctgAGAAAAAGGTGCATTTTACCCCTCGCGTTTAACGGTGGTTTAACGCTGttaaacgattttttttttctggtcaTCTTCTCCGGTTGCATTCCTTCAATTTTTCGGCGACATTCATCTGTCGAAAGGGGAAATCTTGCCGGCGCCACTTCTCCTCCGACGAGCACTCCATCCCAACCAAATGCGCGGTGTAATCGGAGTAGATCTGCAGCGGCGACGGCGCTCTTCAGTGTTTTTTTGGTCAACTGTAAAAACTGATGCAATAAAAGTGGAGACAGTAAACACCACCTTATGCCTCTCAAATAAATCCTGAAATAGCAAAACCAAAACAAACCCCCCCAAAATCAAACATCAACAGAAAAAACACTAATAAAGTAATCCAACAATTTTCACTCTATACATAAAAAGCCAAATCTTTATGGAAGAATAAGTGTCATGAGCAGTAGAGAAAGAATCCATAGCTTTTATTCTCAGCTGAGATGCTGCAATAGAGTTCATAATCGAGGAGCCCGACGCCCTCAATCGTGGTATACTTCTATACATTTCTCCTCTCATTCTGAAAACTTCATTTTCCTCTCGATTTTTATTAACGATGAATTTCTAGGTTTCAATTTCGAATCGATTTTCAAAGCGAAAGGGTTTTCATAAGAATTTGTGATGGCAAAAGGCAGAGAATTAAGGTGCCAAAATTCGCATGAAATTTAGATTCTTGCTAAAGAAGTCACACACTCGAAATGCTAGAAAATTCGAACGCCGCTGCCGCTGCAGATCTGCTCCGGTTACGCCGTGTTTGTTGCAGATCTGCTCCGGTTACGCTAGAAAAGCTGGAAGAAACGGAATTTATCGGCCGTTTGGTTCGTGGGTTTAGTTGCACCTTTTTctcgggagttcagggaggtcaacacgccttgaccgagtatggggggtAAACACTCTAGGGGGGTTGATTTCAGGGACCAATttgcacctttgcccttttttaaatttaaacgGTCATATATCCAGATGTTTAAAATTAATTGTAaacaacattaaaattaaatataaaatgacaTACAAAATTTAAGAGTTAAGGAGCAGGCTCTCCCACTATGGAGGGTGGGCTCTTAAATAGTGGAGATCACTTTTAAGAGCCCATCCTGACTTTCCACTACGAATGCTCTAACCCAACCCATGATCGACACCAATCCTAGTTTTAAACTAGTGtgatgaaagaaagaaaaaataaaagtggGATATCAATGTAGTTTTGAATAGGTAGAACCAATTCACAATACAAGATATTTTGGTGATCAGGGTTAATTGCCTAAAAATACAGGAcctatatttaaattttgtttttaatcaaatttattttttgataaaaaatacataaatgttATTTTTTTGGAAACTTGACATGAGTCTAAAGTTCGTTGGTTAATATCTTGATTGTCTAGGCTTCGATGGGCGATCCGAAGGTATCGTTAGAAAGTTGTTGACGTTATCTTtttaatgatacttatattgttgggttttgatAACCAAAAGTGGGCGAAAAATGACATGAAAGTTAATGTCATgaaactctatattttttcttttctctgaCCACTTTCTATGaccaaaacccaacaatatagGTATCATTAGATAGCTATTGTCAAGAGGTTTCCAACAATAACTTCGAATTGTTCATCAGACTAcagacaatcaagttattggcCAATAAACTTTTTGACTCAAGCTAAATTCCAAAAcataaaagtttatgtattctttaaccaaaaaaaatatatcttgttaaaaattaaaatttgggtataatttatgtatttaaaggAAATTAACCTTTTTGGTAATGCTTTTATAGAACACTAGTATGCAACCCGTTGAAACTCAACATGCAATCATTTTACGTCGTTGATTTAAAatcactttatatatatattgttttgttgggaacttaatgaaatatcctagccctagttttgatgataccaaaatccttaagtgttctttgtaatagactagaacttttcgaactcaagtgttggagtccttttctagtttagcttgtgttatgaagactgaagaccggaggaatgaagaataaagaacgaaggactgaagactaaagagcTCGACTGATATTGCGAATAAAGGCTGAGTCAAACATTGATCTTTGACTGatcgagtttctcaactgaaggaTCAGTTACGAACTGATTCATTAatgcaggccacgtggattcagcggacttatactaaagtcaagtatcagttaaacattcttcctcggactgaacctccaaagttaaaaggaagccacgcactcccaaagtatagccgcattaaatgcagagatttcaaggatcgtcctttctctgcagagcattcttTTTTGGTGACTACCTTTTCAAAGATAtcctatctcctgctccttagtagtcgttctcaccaaagaaagaacctcgaagattgaagcctcagcaaaattcgaattactctccaacagatgaattcttgaagaccatctccgcctacggatctattcaagacctctcctataaatagagctcgaggatcacttcaatcttcaccggagctcgaggatcacttcaatcttcaccgattcaaatacataagttgaaacgctgccgaattcgttactcagcaaatcaaagccttccaaagtttgaatcgaagaagataatcacaaagccaaaatcagtccactactaattacatatattctcttagaaccttagaCATATATTGTTTATCTAAAGCCTAAGTTACTGATTATAGAGAGCCCGTTCTTTGTGACctagttggtagttttcgaacctcctttcaattgagcgaaaagagtgtttgaagttgtgcggagttcagaccagtgttctgactccagagaaatcttagtgcccagtgtgtgctaagtgtgtttgagaaatccaacccagtatGT
This window encodes:
- the LOC131006321 gene encoding uncharacterized protein LOC131006321 yields the protein MANQGHPGNTYNAEQDTNQAQMRRRDLVDQPSDIHSQGQATKLLQESGAQAKDAAHTAVNMAKGAAVGAANMAQGAAEVVKNTLGMNTNTTGGSAGLRNNSHPSTKM